A section of the Streptomyces agglomeratus genome encodes:
- a CDS encoding group II intron maturase-specific domain-containing protein, whose translation MRGWANYFKHAVAKHVFDRLDAFVWWRLIRMLRERHRWSWGDIRRRFTTPTGRWLPIAADGIELFRIASVTVSRYRYRASTIPNPWQPANPRLTAETVESPLR comes from the coding sequence ATGCGCGGTTGGGCCAACTACTTCAAGCACGCTGTCGCCAAGCATGTCTTCGACAGGCTCGACGCCTTCGTGTGGTGGCGTCTCATCCGCATGCTGCGGGAACGTCACCGATGGAGTTGGGGCGACATCCGCCGCCGGTTCACCACCCCCACCGGGCGGTGGCTTCCGATCGCGGCGGACGGGATCGAGCTGTTCCGGATCGCATCGGTCACGGTCAGCCGTTACCGATACCGAGCCAGCACGATCCCCAACCCTTGGCAGCCTGCGAACCCCCGTCTGACGGCAGAGACCGTGGAGAGCCCGTTGCGTTGA
- a CDS encoding DUF6355 family natural product biosynthesis protein: MGTRRLLPLALTALLLSVTAPAATAAPAVAAVPAADPCGYFTKNHLAFYNHCTTDGSRIQIKIDRINVWDTKHCVDPGKTQLGTTSQIRNAWYTGKLCRPA; encoded by the coding sequence ATGGGTACACGACGACTGCTTCCGCTCGCCCTTACCGCGCTCCTGCTGAGTGTTACCGCTCCAGCGGCTACTGCAGCGCCCGCGGTTGCGGCAGTCCCTGCAGCGGATCCCTGCGGGTATTTCACCAAGAACCACCTGGCCTTCTACAACCACTGCACCACTGACGGTTCCAGAATCCAGATCAAGATCGACCGGATCAATGTGTGGGACACCAAGCACTGTGTCGACCCCGGTAAAACTCAACTCGGCACCACTTCACAGATCCGCAATGCTTGGTACACCGGCAAGCTCTGCCGCCCAGCTTAG
- a CDS encoding DUF6233 domain-containing protein, with the protein MIQLGIGEGRPPMAVHVGACGMAVKRVHAIDRAQALRALTEGIIPCPVCRPDRDLGYLG; encoded by the coding sequence GTGATTCAGCTCGGCATCGGCGAGGGAAGACCGCCTATGGCCGTACACGTCGGGGCTTGCGGCATGGCGGTCAAGCGCGTTCACGCGATTGACCGGGCGCAGGCGCTGCGGGCGCTCACCGAAGGCATCATTCCGTGTCCCGTGTGCAGGCCAGACCGAGACCTCGGGTACCTCGGCTGA